In a genomic window of Zonotrichia albicollis isolate bZonAlb1 chromosome 7, bZonAlb1.hap1, whole genome shotgun sequence:
- the FBXL15 gene encoding F-box/LRR-repeat protein 15 isoform X1, which yields MRGLLTEAPGSRCELILPGSCSSLALWCLMMSVTPTRGCLLDLPWEDILVPHILCHLPLQQLLSLQRVSKSFQSLIQLYLANMRCFDSSQIGPAIPRAAFVNLLKDNEVLQQLALQNCSEWLTDRELLPVIGQNHHLHQIQLKGCAQLSRHALVAISLSCPQLRQLSLAHCEWVDSLSLRSLADHCKALEAVDLTACRQLKDEAICYLVQKCGRLKSLSLAVNANVGDVAVEETAKCCPELEHLDLTGCLRVKNDSIRVLAEYCPKLRSLKVKHCHNVAESSLSILRSRGVELDVEPPLQRALVLLQDVVGFAPFINLQI from the exons AGGCACCCGGCAGTAGGTGTGAGCTGATCTTGCCTGGCTCCTGCAGTAGCCTGGCTCTCTGGTGTCTGATGATGAGTGTGACCCCGACCAggggatgcctcctggacctgcCCTGGGAAGACATCTTGGTTCCACATATCCTCTGTCATCTGCCGCTGCAGCAACTCCTGAGCTTGCAGAGGGTCAGCAAGTCATTCCAGTCTCTCATCCAGCTGTACCTGGCCAACATGCGCTGCTTTGACTCAAGCCAG ATCGGACCTGCCATCCCTCGGGCCGCTTTTGTTAACCTGTTGAAGGACAACGAagttctgcagcagctggcactCCAGAACTGCTCCGAGTGGCTGACGGACCGGGAGCTGCTCCCGGTCATTGGGCAGAACCACCACCTGCACCAGATCCAGCTGAAGGGCTGCGCCCAGCTCAGCCGCCACGCGCTGGTGGCCATCTCGCTGAGCTGCCCCCAGCTGCGCCAGCTCTCCCTGGCTCACTGTGAGTGGGTGGACAGCCTGTCCCTGCGCAGCCTGGCTGACCACTGCAAGGCCCTGGAGGCCGTGGACCTGACGGCCTGTCGCCAGCTGAAGGACGAGGCCATCTGCTACCTGGTGCAGAAGTGTGGCAGGCTCAAGTCTCTGTCACTGGCTGTCAATGCCAACGTGGGCGACGTGGCAGTTGAGGAGACTGCCaagtgctgcccagagctggagCACTTGGACCTCACGGGGTGTCTACGAGTCAAGAATGACTCCATCAG GGTCCTGGCTGAGTACTGTCCCAAGCTGCGCTCGCTGAAGGTCAAGCATTGCCACAACGTGGCTGAGTCCAGCTTGAGCATCCTCCGGAGCCGTGGGGTGGAGCTGGATGTGGAGCCTCCGCTGCAGAGGGCTCTCGTTCTGCTGCAGGATGTGGTTGGCTTCGCCCCTTTCATCAACCTTCAGATCtag
- the FBXL15 gene encoding F-box/LRR-repeat protein 15 isoform X2: MMSVTPTRGCLLDLPWEDILVPHILCHLPLQQLLSLQRVSKSFQSLIQLYLANMRCFDSSQIGPAIPRAAFVNLLKDNEVLQQLALQNCSEWLTDRELLPVIGQNHHLHQIQLKGCAQLSRHALVAISLSCPQLRQLSLAHCEWVDSLSLRSLADHCKALEAVDLTACRQLKDEAICYLVQKCGRLKSLSLAVNANVGDVAVEETAKCCPELEHLDLTGCLRVKNDSIRVLAEYCPKLRSLKVKHCHNVAESSLSILRSRGVELDVEPPLQRALVLLQDVVGFAPFINLQI, translated from the exons ATGATGAGTGTGACCCCGACCAggggatgcctcctggacctgcCCTGGGAAGACATCTTGGTTCCACATATCCTCTGTCATCTGCCGCTGCAGCAACTCCTGAGCTTGCAGAGGGTCAGCAAGTCATTCCAGTCTCTCATCCAGCTGTACCTGGCCAACATGCGCTGCTTTGACTCAAGCCAG ATCGGACCTGCCATCCCTCGGGCCGCTTTTGTTAACCTGTTGAAGGACAACGAagttctgcagcagctggcactCCAGAACTGCTCCGAGTGGCTGACGGACCGGGAGCTGCTCCCGGTCATTGGGCAGAACCACCACCTGCACCAGATCCAGCTGAAGGGCTGCGCCCAGCTCAGCCGCCACGCGCTGGTGGCCATCTCGCTGAGCTGCCCCCAGCTGCGCCAGCTCTCCCTGGCTCACTGTGAGTGGGTGGACAGCCTGTCCCTGCGCAGCCTGGCTGACCACTGCAAGGCCCTGGAGGCCGTGGACCTGACGGCCTGTCGCCAGCTGAAGGACGAGGCCATCTGCTACCTGGTGCAGAAGTGTGGCAGGCTCAAGTCTCTGTCACTGGCTGTCAATGCCAACGTGGGCGACGTGGCAGTTGAGGAGACTGCCaagtgctgcccagagctggagCACTTGGACCTCACGGGGTGTCTACGAGTCAAGAATGACTCCATCAG GGTCCTGGCTGAGTACTGTCCCAAGCTGCGCTCGCTGAAGGTCAAGCATTGCCACAACGTGGCTGAGTCCAGCTTGAGCATCCTCCGGAGCCGTGGGGTGGAGCTGGATGTGGAGCCTCCGCTGCAGAGGGCTCTCGTTCTGCTGCAGGATGTGGTTGGCTTCGCCCCTTTCATCAACCTTCAGATCtag